In Anolis sagrei isolate rAnoSag1 chromosome 5, rAnoSag1.mat, whole genome shotgun sequence, the DNA window gctctggaaactaggacaggGAGCAAAGGATTCTGTTtgctgcattgtcaaaggctttcatggccagaatcactatgttgctgtgagttttccgggctgtatgatcatgttccagaagcattctctcctgacattttgcccacatctatggcaggttgtgaggtctgctggaaactaggcaagtggggttgatatatctgtcgaatgtccagggtggcagaaTTGCTGTTTGGTGATGGATTGAGATTGATGTTTggaaatggaatatgctgccttggagtgtggtgggagTTTtcatctctggagatttttaagcatcTGCTGGaggtgttttgtttgtgtgttcctgcatggtgggggttgcactggatggccattttggtctctgccaactctatgTGATTCTAAGTGGAGAGGAGACACAAGACAGTAATTAACTCTTTGCTCTCTGAGGTGACTGTAGATTTTGGATCTCGGGCATATTTTGGATATCGGGCATATTTTGGATATCGGGCATATTTTGGACGGGGAGAGATTCCCTGCCATTTTTGAAAATATGATTATTTCACATTTTCACCTGACCTGAACCACAAATATGATGGGGAAAccattacagcagtggttcttaggagcatagtgtctagatctagggagataatgctacccctctattccgctttggttagaccacatctggaatattgtgtccagttctgggccccacaattgaagagagatattgacaagctggaatgtgtccagaggagggtgactaaaatgatcaagggtctggagaacaagccctatgaggagcagcttaagaagctgggcatgtttagcctgaagaagagaaggctgagaggagatatgatagccatgtataaatatatgagaggaagccacagggaggaggaagcaagtttgttttctgcttccaaggagactaggacgcggaacaatggcttcaaactacaagagagaagattccatctgaacattaggaagaacttcctgactgtgagagccgttcagcagtggaactctctgccccggagtgtggtggaggctccttctttggaagcttttaaacagaggctggatggccatctgtcaggggtgatttgaatgcaatattcctgcttcttggcagggggttggactggatggcccacgaggtctctttcaactctttgattctatgattctaaaccactgtgagatgttttggtcttcaactcccagaaatcctaacagctgggaaagtggctgggatttctggaagttgtaggccaaaacacctagggacccacaggttgagaaccattgcactacAGAGAAGCCAAAAATAAAGGCATGGTCTCCCTTAATAAGAATTGTGATTTCTGGAAAGCAAGACATTGGAAATTGCTTACATGTGCAACCTGAACCTTTGCCGCATTGATCACTTTGCCTGTCCTTTTACTCTGGGTGTTTTAGTTGAGTTTGACAAAGTTCCACCAGTTTGAAATCACTGTGATGCTAAAAATGTGAAGaccaaagaaagaaataatttggAGGAAAGAATTCTTATTGAAGGCCAATGTCCTTTTTGCCCATCCTTGTTTCTAGTGGTTTTGCCCTTTTGGCATCTACAGCTCCCTATatttgccaggaaaaccctggtccCAGCATTATTGTCTCCAGCCTGTTAAGACTTGAATGGGTATCTCAAGAGGGATTCTACTGTTTTGGATGGATGCAAGGAAGAGGGTAGGCATGTGCAGTGTACATATTTTGGTCTTCAGGCATGTGTTATGTGCAATTTTTTGTCTCCAGCTCTGAACAGTCTTAGAGTGCAGAACTCACGTTCAGCCTATggattaaaggggggggggagagaatcggAGAGAGGGAGAtgcagaagaaaggaaaggagggagcctGTTGGATGCTtcttaaacaaagaaaaaaaaggtcaTCATCAGCTTTGACGATGCAGTTTCTGGTGTCATTTCCTCGCTTTGTCCCTTGGTGGAGTTGTCGAGTtagtttctctctctcactctctctctctctctctctcacgccTTCCAATTGCTTCCCCTGTTTGCTCCTTGCACGCTCGGATTCCCCCGCAGGACACATATACACCCCCTCCCCTTACCCCCTGTATTTAACCTTTTGTCATCACCATCTCTGGGAGATTTGAATCCCCGATTTCACTTGATCGACCAGAGCAGTGGGGAACCCGAAATCTTCCTCCATAGGACTCTTCCCCTTCCTAAAACCCCCAGGGCTTGTTTGTGATTGATAGATGGCACTCCAGACCCGCTCGCCTGAGCCTAGGGAGTAGATCCTTAACGGTGAAGGCCTGGCAGCCGGAGGAGGAGAGAGTAGAGAGAGCGGAAGCGGGTGAAAGACCCCGCCGGGTGGGTTTTTGCCACCAGCAGCGCCCCGAGGAAAAGGTGGCCGCGGTGAAAAAGGAGAAACTCCCCCAGAGGCGCCTTGAGGGAGAGTTGGAAAGCGAGGTCTCGTGGGCAGCCTTCCCAGTAAGGCCGGGATAACGTGTCCATGGATCCCTCCCCTTACTCTCCGACTAGAGGGTCTTTGGCAGCCTTGGATCCAGAGGGAAACAACTGCCTTTGCAGAAAGGAAAGCCAGGGGCAGAGAGGCAAAACGCCACCCGCTCCTCTAGGTCTCCCTTCCATGGCAATCGGTAGCCTTGGCATGTGCCACCCCTTCCTCTATCCCGCGTCTAGTCCATTGCCCGAGCcaagaagggggaagggaaaggagaagagaggagaggaggggaaaggatagggggaaaaggaggagaagaaaggaaaggggggaaaagaggagaggaaaggaaaggggggaaggaggagaggaaaggaaaggaaaggggggaaaggaggagaggaaaggaaaggggggaaaggaggaaagagaaggaatggggaggaaaggaaaggggaggaaaggaaagaggagaaaaggaggagaggaaaggaaaggaaaggggaggaaagaacaggaaagcagaggaaaggaaaggaaaggggaggaaagaaaatgggaagaaaggaaaaagaaagggaaggagaggggaggaaagagaaggaaaggagaggaaaggaaaagaaaggggaggaaaggaaagcggagaaaaggaaaggataggaaaagaaaggggagcataggaaaggaaaggaaaggaaaggaaaggggagcaTAGGGacgggaaggggaggaaagaaaaggaaaggatgtAGTGCCGCTTTACCTCCCTGTTAATTTCCCGAGAGAGAGCCGATCCCCACAATCCTGGGAGAGAATTGGGGATGAATGGGGTCTGGGCCGAAGGCTTGCACTAGGAATGCGTGTGAAGAAGATGAGAATGTGTAGATGACTGTACTGCAAAGAGAAGGATTGTGGGAAGCGTTGGGGAacgtggagggggggggggaggttagtgATTCTCTGGAACCATTCAGTGGGGGAATTCAATCGTGGAAAGCTTGGGCTTTGAGGGGGATGCAACGCCGGAGTGGGGAAATGGCCTGGAATAggaccaggagggagggaagacctCCAGGAAAGCAGCAGCGTCTAGGAGCCTTCTCgggctcttccctccctctctgcctccCTTTGCAGTCAGCCAAGGCTCGGGGAGCAGCACGCAACGCTGGATcgcgccacccccccccccctctcgaaACCAAGGAATGAAATCCCGAAGGAACTAAATCGCCGTCGCCTCCGAAGTTGGCGGATGAGGACCACATCGTCATCTCTCGCGGCGCCTAAAAGCATTTCGGGCACCAGAACGGGATGACTGTGCCAGGCGAGCGGGCTCCGGATGCCTCGCAATGCAGGGGCCGTTCTGTTTGGCCTCCTCCTCGGGGCAAAGAGCAGGGACGTCCTGCCTCCTCCTCAGGCGGGTCGCCTCAGGGGCACCTccacccccctcctccccccatttTGACAAAGTCAAGTCGCTTGGCAAATAAAGCGGAGGCTTGATCTTAATCCCACTTAACCCGCCGAGAATCTGCCGGAACTCCCCGCCTCTCCCCTCCCCGGGACTGCGGCGAGGCCCACTGCGCCTGCGCCAACTCGCCTCTTTCTCGCTGATGCTGCAGATATCCAAACCCGGGGTCTCCGGCGAGGTCCTgaagagagagggatggaggggGGAGAGCGAGGAGGgggggagaaaggggcggggcttgagAAGCTCGCCAACCAACCAGGAAGGGCAGTGAGATgcgggggaagggaggggggaaagagggagagagagagagcgcgagcCCCAGCGCCTGCAGCTGTTGCTGCCGCCCCAGTCGCGCCAAAAGGAGGGAGTCCTCgcgggcggaaggaaggaaggaagcgaggaAGGGAGTGCGGGGTTGTCTCGGAGAGGCAGACATAATAATAAGAGAGGCGCGCGCGGGCTCGAGCTCGAGCTCCCTCTCCGCggcggggaggagggaggggggagggcggCTCTTTCCGCAGCGCCTTTCTCAGCCGCTTCCAATACTCTTCGCCCTTTCCTGGGGTTTTCCAACCCTTCAGTCACGGCGGCGCTGTTTCTGCCCTGTCAAAGCAGTCTTCCAGTTAaaggggggaagaggaagaggaggaggaggaggaggagaaagaacaaCTCTCCCCAATAAGGCTTTTTGCATTAAGTCAGCCCTTcttcgccttcctcctcctcttcctcctccgcagCCAGCTGCCTCTTTCTCCCtcgctgggagggagggagggagaagccaACAGGCGTTCCTTGCCCCCTctttagaaaaaaaagagaggggggaatgCCACTGGCGGCGGAACGCCTCAAAGTCAAAAGGAGAAAGTGGCGAGCTGAGGGAACAAGCCAAAGAGGACGGAGTTTTGGaccagaggaagggaagaaagttgCTTTCAGAGGCAGGCGGGAGCCGGTTCTGCTTGACACGCGTCAGTCAGCCCCACAGcgcgggagagagagagagagagacagagacagagacagagacagaggaaGGAATGAAATAGCGGGAGAGCCATCTCTCTAATCCAGGGATCTCCCCTCCCTGTAGACTCTCTTGTGTACAGGCTGGaggttcctctccttctccttctcctcctccctggaGTTTGGATCTCTCTCGAGTCACTGcagctctccctctcttcctgtcTGTCACGACCCTCCGAAAGTGATGAGGGGAAACGTCAATAAAAGACTATGCAAAGCAGACTCCACATGActctcccccctccttttcctcctcaaaaAAAACACAAACCCTTCCCCCCGTTTGGACACATAGAAGACGTGGCTTCCCCTCTTTCAGCACCCGAGGAGTTTCTGACTGAAATATGGTGTTTGaagcaaaggagggagggggagaggtttTTAGCTGGGCTTTTGCTTTCTGCGTCGgcgggagggaaagagagaagagccACCTCCGCCGCTGAGAGAGGCTTCCCATTCCCAAGCACTTTAGGACAAACTTGATGCTCCGCcgctttctccccctcccccctcccttctctctctccccccccctttctttctgcttccagcgGCCAGGCGTCACGCTCGCGCTTTCCTCTGCTCCGCGGCGTGTGAGGGAGTGCGCGGGAGCGCGCCCGCGCGCGCGCCCCTGCAAGTGTGTGCCTCCCAGAGATTGAGCGAGAGAGGCTAGCGAGCTCCCTGCACCAACCAGCCGCACTTGAGCGAGGCGAGCCAGCAgagacacagaaagagagagagagggagagagagggaaagcgAACAGCCACAACTGCGGCTCTCGTTCGGCTCTCCTTCGGCATTGCCTTTGATTACCAGCCATCATTCTTTTGGACACGCGTTGCGACGGATATAATCCAGCCCTTCACGTGGAGAGAAGACCCAGTCCCAGCTCTTTCCCTGCATCGATCAACGAGGAAGGAAGCTAGGGCTACTGGAAGCACGCCATCCTgactcttctccccctcccccgcaGCCGACCTTTGGGCTCACCTTTGGACCAGAGGGAcacggaaggagggaggggaggggctgaACTTGCCACCCCCTTTTTTACCTGCCTGGGACGGCGAGGGGAAGCCGCCAAAGCCGGAGCTTGGCACTCTCTCCTTgtccctgctgctgctgcagccccTTCCGCTGCCTCCAAGCCATGCAGGGTAAATGCAGGTAAGGCGCCCACGGACCCAACGCGCCCGTCCGCGCTCCCGCCTTCCCGCGCGCGCACACGCGCAGCCCAACTGCAGAGGCGACGGCAAACTTGGGACTCCGGCgtcgcgcgcgcgtgtgtgtgctgTGTGTGCCTCCACGGCTGGGAAAGAGCTAGTAGCCagctctccatccttccttgcttccttgcttccctctcctCTTAGCCTTTCGGACTTTTCGGGACTAATGACCTTGCGCAGAGttgatttatttttgtattcttcTTCATATTTGACGAAAGACCTGCTCCTTTGCTGAGAAGGGACTGAAACGGACATCCCTGTGGATTTGGGCGCCATCCTGAGCATCGAAGGGGATTCCTAGAAGAGAACGAGAGGAGAAGAGAACGAGAGGAGAAAGAAACgtgttctctctctcccccccccccccccaacagaggCATTGGAGATGGGCTATTTGGTGCGGGAAAGGTTCTCTTTTTAATTCCATCGCCGGAGAAGTGGACTGGGAAGCCTGcctgctcttctttctttcttcccttctctctctctctcggtccttTCCCCTCCACCGGACACCAGCCCGCTCTGAATGAAGCGATTGACATTCCCCCACTCCACCCCCTCCTCCTCGGCGGGTGTCTGCGgagcggagaggaggaggaggaggaggaaagagctgAAGCGACGGCGGTGagcgagagagagggagggagaaggagagggagagcgCGCGCGAATTGGACTGGACTTGGGCGCGAGGCAGCCTTGCATCCCCTTCTTTCCTCGCcgctgctcctcttccttttcttgccAACCTTGCAAAGTGATTACAGTACCAtccaaggcggaggaggaggaggagggaagagggaggagggagggaggagaaagaggcggaactgccccctcctttcctttccaagCCTCTCCGCTGAGATGAATCTTTCCTCGAGCCAAAGCCGCTTTGCCCCGTGAACTGTGAGTATCGAAAGGAACGCGGGAGgaaagcaagaagaagaagagcctCCCAGTGACAGCTCTGGACTCGATTGCTCTGATGCACCGCGAAGTTTCTCCTCCAAAGCAGGATTGTACGCGTTGATTTGCCtccgcttccccccccccccctccggattGCCAAAGGGACGTCTTCTCGGGTGCTTCTTCTCCTGCCTGGCTGGGAGGCTGAGGGCTCGGAGGAGGATGTGGCGGCTGCGCCGGCTGCCGGCCCTGGTGCGCTGCTGCGCCTGCTGGCTCCTTCTCCTGCTGCCTCCGCCGCTGGGGCTGGTGGTGCCGGCGTCGGCCAAGCAGGTGCTGCGCTACCGCCTGGCCGAGGAGGGCCCCGCCGACATCCGCATCGGCAACGTCGCCTCCGACCTGGGCATCGTCACCGGCTCGGGCGAGGTCACGTTCAGCCTCGAGTCCGGCGCCGACTACCTCAAGATCGACAACATGACGGGCGAGCTGAGCACCACCGAGCGCCGCATCGACCGCGAGAAGCTGCCGCAGTGCCAGATGATCTTCGACGAGAACGAGTGCTTCCTCGACTTCGAAGTCTCCGTCATCGGCCCTTCGCAGAGCTGGGTGGACCTCTTCGAAGGCCGGGTGGTCATCCTGGACATCAATGACAACACGCCGACCTTCCCGTCCCCAGTGCTGACGCTCACCGTGGAGGAGAACCGCCCCGTGGGCACTCTCTACCTCCTTCCCACCGCCACTGACCGCGACTTCGGGCGGAACGGAATCGAGCGCTATGAGCTGCTCCAAGAGCCCGGCGGTGGTGAGGGGCGGCGAGGCGCCTCAGACAAGAGGAGGCCCGAAGCAGAAGGAGGCGGAGGCTCCTCGACGGCCCGGAGCACCGTCTTCGAGCTGCAAGTTGCAGACACCCCCGACGGGGAGAAGCAGCCCCAGCTGATTGTCAAAGGGCCTTTGGATCGAGAGCAGCGCGACGCCTATGAGCTGAGCCTCCGCGTGCGTGACGGTGGAGACCCAGCTCGCTCTTCGCAGGCCCTGCTGAGGGTGCTGATCACCGACGTGAACGACAACAGCCCCCGCTTCGAGAAGAGCGTCTACGAGGCCGACTTGGCGGAGAACAGCAGCCCTGGGACGCCCATTTTGCAGCTGCGGGCCGCCGACGCTGATGCTGGGGTCAACGGGCAGCTGGAGTACGTCTTTGGGGCGGCCACGGAGTCGGTGCGTCGCCTTCTCCGCCTGGACGAGGCCTCGGGATGGCTCAGTGTCCTCCACCGCATCGACCGCGAGGAGGTCAACCAGCTGCGCTTCAGCGTCATGGCGCGCGACAGGGGCCAGCCCCCCAAGAGCGACAAGGCCACCGTGGTACTCAACATCCGCGACGAGAACGACAACGTCCCCGCTATTGACATCCGCAAGATCGGACGCATCCCTCTGCGGGACGGGGTGGCCACAGTGGGCGAGGACGTGCTGGTGGACACCCCGGTGGCGCTGGTGCAGGTCTCGGACCGCGACCAGGGCGAGAACGGGGTGGTGACCTGCACGGTGGTGGGGGACGTCCCCTTCCAGCTCAAGCCGGCCagcgagggcgagggcgagccCCAGAACAAGCGCAAGTACTTCCTGCACACCTCGGCGCCCCTGGACTACGAGGCAGCGCGGGACTACAACGTCGTCATCGTCGCCGTCGACTCGGGCAGCCCCAGCCTCTCCAGCAACAACTCGCTTTTGGTCCGAGTGGCGGACGCGAACGACAACCCGCCCGTCTTCGGCCAGGCCCTGTTGGAGCTCTCCTTCCCGGAGAACAACGCGCCGGGAGAGCGTGTGGCGACCATCCTGGCCACCGACGCCGACAGCGGCAAGAACGCGGAGATCGCCTACTCCCTGGAGCCGCTCCCcgcttccccttcctcttcctcctccgagGCGGGCCTCTTCACCATCGACCCGGACTCGGGCGAGGTGCGCGTGCAGGCGGCGCTGGACCGGGAGCAGCGCGACGCCTACGAGTTCCAGGTGACGGCGCGCGACAAAGGGACGCCCTCCTTGCAGGGCTCCACGCGGGTGCTGCTCCGCGTGGCCGACCGCAACGACAACGAGCCGCGCTTCATGCAGGACGTCTTCACCTTCTACGTCAAGGAGAACCTGCAGCCCAACAGCCCCGTGGGCATGGTGACCGTCATGGACGCCGACAAGGGCCGCAACGCCCAGCTCAGCCTCTCCATCCAGGGCGAGGGCGAGAGCGGGATCTTCTCCATCGAGAACGACACGGGCACCATCTTCTCCGCCGTCTCCTTCGACCGGGAGATGCAGACGAGCTACACCTTCGCCGTCAAGGCGGTGGACGGCGGCGAGCCGGCCCGCTCCGCGACGGCCACGGTGTCGCTCTTTGTGATGGACGAGAACGACAACGCGCCGGTGGTGACGGCGCCGGCCAATGGCTCCTACACGGTGCTGCCGCCCTCCAGCCTCCCGCGCGTGGCGGTGGCCACGGTGCGGGCGCGCGACGCCGACGCCGGGCCCAACGCCGAGCTGAGCTACAGCCTGGTGGGCGGCAACCCTTTCCGCCTCTTTGAGATCGACGCGGCCAGCGGGGTGGTCTCGCTGGTGGGCCAGTTGGCGCCCAAGCACTACGGGCTCCACCGCTTGGTGGTGCAGGTCAACGACAGCGGGGCGCCGGGCCAAGCCACCACGGCCCTGCTCCACGTCTTCGTCAACGAGAGCTTAGCCAACGCCACGCTGGTGGAGAGCCAGGTGGCGCGCAGCCTCCACACGCCGCTGGGCCAGGACATCGCCGGCGACCCCAGCTACGAGCTGGGCAAGCAGCGGCTGAGCATCGCGGTGGGCGTGGTGGCCGGCGTGGTGACCGTGGCGCTGCTCCTGCTGGGCGTGGGCCTGGCCCGCTACTGCCGCGCCAAGGCCCACCAGCGCGGGGGCTACGAGGCCGGCAAGAAGGACCACGAGGACTTCTTCGCCCCCGCCCCGCTCCACCACCACGACAAGGCCAAGAAGCCCAAGAAGGACAAGAAGGGCAAGAAGGCGGCCGGGAAGCAGCCCCTCTACAGCAGCATCGTCACCGTCGAGGCCTCCAAGCCCAACGGGCAGCGCTACGACGGCGTCCACGAGAAGCTGGCCGGGGACAGCCCCGCCCTCAGCCGCTACCGCGCCGTCAACGGCGGGCCCGGGGGCAGCCCCGACCTGGCGCGGCACTACAAGTCCAGCTCGCCCCTGCCCACCGTCCAGCTCCACCCGCAGTCGCCCACCGCCGGGAAGAAGCACCAGGCCGTGCAGGAGCTGCCCCCCGCCAACACCTTCGTCGGCGCCGGGGACAACATCTCCATCGGCTCCGACCACTGCTCCGAGTACAGCTGCCAGGCCAGCAGCAAGTACAGCAAGCAGGTAAGCAAGCAAGGTCCACTGGCGGGGTCGGTGGGTGGGCCAGTGGGTTGGAAAGGGAGCCCAGGGAGAGTTCTCAGGGCCCTCGCCCTGTTTGGTACCTGAAGTCCAGGTAGGAGCCCAACCCCCCTCACCCTATGGCTCTCTATCCAGATCTACTTCCTACTGGTCTTCATTAATCCCGAGATAGTATGGATTAAGCGTGATCAAAATGAAGTGCACTCAGACACCCACAACTCAGCCTTTCCAGGGCTCTGACATCCCTTCTAACTAAAACTTACCATCCTATTGACTTCTATATTGAATTttgctgtaaaccgccctgagtccctttgaggagatagggcagtatatacataaagtattattattattattattattattattattattattattattatgttcctagACTCTTATATGTCACCCCTCTATTAACCTCCATCCAGATCTGACTTTAATCCTGGTTGTCTTCCTTAATTTGAGCAGGATTTCTAGCACTGTTGTGAGTTGGTTAGGGTGGATCAAGTGTGGTGAAAGGAAAGGGTCTTCCCCACTTAAGTGCCCTCAGCCACCCACAACTCTGCCTTTCCAGGGCTCTGACTTCCCTTCTGACTGTAAAGCTCACCATCCCATTGACCTCTATGGGTTCCTTAGGTTTTTAGACCACACCTTTCCATTTCTCCCTATCTGAATCTATCTTCTATTAGGGTTGTCTTCTTAAATCTGATCAGCATCCCTGGCATTGTTGTGAATAGGCCAGTATGGATCAAGTGTGGTAAAAGGAAAGGGTCATCCCCAGTTAAGTGTCCTCAGCCACCCACAACTCTGCCTTTCCAGggctctgtctttccttctaacTAAAGCTCACCATCCCATTGACTCT includes these proteins:
- the PCDH7 gene encoding protocadherin-7 isoform X21; this translates as MWRLRRLPALVRCCACWLLLLLPPPLGLVVPASAKQVLRYRLAEEGPADIRIGNVASDLGIVTGSGEVTFSLESGADYLKIDNMTGELSTTERRIDREKLPQCQMIFDENECFLDFEVSVIGPSQSWVDLFEGRVVILDINDNTPTFPSPVLTLTVEENRPVGTLYLLPTATDRDFGRNGIERYELLQEPGGGEGRRGASDKRRPEAEGGGGSSTARSTVFELQVADTPDGEKQPQLIVKGPLDREQRDAYELSLRVRDGGDPARSSQALLRVLITDVNDNSPRFEKSVYEADLAENSSPGTPILQLRAADADAGVNGQLEYVFGAATESVRRLLRLDEASGWLSVLHRIDREEVNQLRFSVMARDRGQPPKSDKATVVLNIRDENDNVPAIDIRKIGRIPLRDGVATVGEDVLVDTPVALVQVSDRDQGENGVVTCTVVGDVPFQLKPASEGEGEPQNKRKYFLHTSAPLDYEAARDYNVVIVAVDSGSPSLSSNNSLLVRVADANDNPPVFGQALLELSFPENNAPGERVATILATDADSGKNAEIAYSLEPLPASPSSSSSEAGLFTIDPDSGEVRVQAALDREQRDAYEFQVTARDKGTPSLQGSTRVLLRVADRNDNEPRFMQDVFTFYVKENLQPNSPVGMVTVMDADKGRNAQLSLSIQGEGESGIFSIENDTGTIFSAVSFDREMQTSYTFAVKAVDGGEPARSATATVSLFVMDENDNAPVVTAPANGSYTVLPPSSLPRVAVATVRARDADAGPNAELSYSLVGGNPFRLFEIDAASGVVSLVGQLAPKHYGLHRLVVQVNDSGAPGQATTALLHVFVNESLANATLVESQVARSLHTPLGQDIAGDPSYELGKQRLSIAVGVVAGVVTVALLLLGVGLARYCRAKAHQRGGYEAGKKDHEDFFAPAPLHHHDKAKKPKKDKKGKKAAGKQPLYSSIVTVEASKPNGQRYDGVHEKLAGDSPALSRYRAVNGGPGGSPDLARHYKSSSPLPTVQLHPQSPTAGKKHQAVQELPPANTFVGAGDNISIGSDHCSEYSCQASSKYSKQIQDLYQMSP
- the PCDH7 gene encoding protocadherin-7 isoform X14, translating into MWRLRRLPALVRCCACWLLLLLPPPLGLVVPASAKQVLRYRLAEEGPADIRIGNVASDLGIVTGSGEVTFSLESGADYLKIDNMTGELSTTERRIDREKLPQCQMIFDENECFLDFEVSVIGPSQSWVDLFEGRVVILDINDNTPTFPSPVLTLTVEENRPVGTLYLLPTATDRDFGRNGIERYELLQEPGGGEGRRGASDKRRPEAEGGGGSSTARSTVFELQVADTPDGEKQPQLIVKGPLDREQRDAYELSLRVRDGGDPARSSQALLRVLITDVNDNSPRFEKSVYEADLAENSSPGTPILQLRAADADAGVNGQLEYVFGAATESVRRLLRLDEASGWLSVLHRIDREEVNQLRFSVMARDRGQPPKSDKATVVLNIRDENDNVPAIDIRKIGRIPLRDGVATVGEDVLVDTPVALVQVSDRDQGENGVVTCTVVGDVPFQLKPASEGEGEPQNKRKYFLHTSAPLDYEAARDYNVVIVAVDSGSPSLSSNNSLLVRVADANDNPPVFGQALLELSFPENNAPGERVATILATDADSGKNAEIAYSLEPLPASPSSSSSEAGLFTIDPDSGEVRVQAALDREQRDAYEFQVTARDKGTPSLQGSTRVLLRVADRNDNEPRFMQDVFTFYVKENLQPNSPVGMVTVMDADKGRNAQLSLSIQGEGESGIFSIENDTGTIFSAVSFDREMQTSYTFAVKAVDGGEPARSATATVSLFVMDENDNAPVVTAPANGSYTVLPPSSLPRVAVATVRARDADAGPNAELSYSLVGGNPFRLFEIDAASGVVSLVGQLAPKHYGLHRLVVQVNDSGAPGQATTALLHVFVNESLANATLVESQVARSLHTPLGQDIAGDPSYELGKQRLSIAVGVVAGVVTVALLLLGVGLARYCRAKAHQRGGYEAGKKDHEDFFAPAPLHHHDKAKKPKKDKKGKKAAGKQPLYSSIVTVEASKPNGQRYDGVHEKLAGDSPALSRYRAVNGGPGGSPDLARHYKSSSPLPTVQLHPQSPTAGKKHQAVQELPPANTFVGAGDNISIGSDHCSEYSCQASSKYSKQLASHPKRGCPGKEIWIVRNLVTVIILIILIILTISITITIILHITTT
- the PCDH7 gene encoding protocadherin-7 isoform X17; amino-acid sequence: MWRLRRLPALVRCCACWLLLLLPPPLGLVVPASAKQVLRYRLAEEGPADIRIGNVASDLGIVTGSGEVTFSLESGADYLKIDNMTGELSTTERRIDREKLPQCQMIFDENECFLDFEVSVIGPSQSWVDLFEGRVVILDINDNTPTFPSPVLTLTVEENRPVGTLYLLPTATDRDFGRNGIERYELLQEPGGGEGRRGASDKRRPEAEGGGGSSTARSTVFELQVADTPDGEKQPQLIVKGPLDREQRDAYELSLRVRDGGDPARSSQALLRVLITDVNDNSPRFEKSVYEADLAENSSPGTPILQLRAADADAGVNGQLEYVFGAATESVRRLLRLDEASGWLSVLHRIDREEVNQLRFSVMARDRGQPPKSDKATVVLNIRDENDNVPAIDIRKIGRIPLRDGVATVGEDVLVDTPVALVQVSDRDQGENGVVTCTVVGDVPFQLKPASEGEGEPQNKRKYFLHTSAPLDYEAARDYNVVIVAVDSGSPSLSSNNSLLVRVADANDNPPVFGQALLELSFPENNAPGERVATILATDADSGKNAEIAYSLEPLPASPSSSSSEAGLFTIDPDSGEVRVQAALDREQRDAYEFQVTARDKGTPSLQGSTRVLLRVADRNDNEPRFMQDVFTFYVKENLQPNSPVGMVTVMDADKGRNAQLSLSIQGEGESGIFSIENDTGTIFSAVSFDREMQTSYTFAVKAVDGGEPARSATATVSLFVMDENDNAPVVTAPANGSYTVLPPSSLPRVAVATVRARDADAGPNAELSYSLVGGNPFRLFEIDAASGVVSLVGQLAPKHYGLHRLVVQVNDSGAPGQATTALLHVFVNESLANATLVESQVARSLHTPLGQDIAGDPSYELGKQRLSIAVGVVAGVVTVALLLLGVGLARYCRAKAHQRGGYEAGKKDHEDFFAPAPLHHHDKAKKPKKDKKGKKAAGKQPLYSSIVTVEASKPNGQRYDGVHEKLAGDSPALSRYRAVNGGPGGSPDLARHYKSSSPLPTVQLHPQSPTAGKKHQAVQELPPANTFVGAGDNISIGSDHCSEYSCQASSKYSKQVRKAGLFRTSSEKNEQFPQNDKTIQRGKSKI